In the genome of Streptococcus mitis, one region contains:
- a CDS encoding 5'-methylthioadenosine nucleosidase, producing the protein MKIGIIAAMPEELAYLVQHLENAKEQVVLGNTYHTGSIASHEVVLVESGIGKVMSAMSVAILADHFQVDALINTGSAGAVAEGIAVGDVVIADKLAYHDVDVTAFGYAYGQMAQQPLYFESDKTFVAKIQESLSQLDQNWHLGLIATGDSFVAGNDKIEAIKSHFPEVLAVEMEGAAIAQAAHALNLPVLVIRAMSDNANHEANISFDEFIIEAGRRSAQVLLAFLKALD; encoded by the coding sequence ATGAAAATAGGAATTATTGCGGCTATGCCAGAAGAACTGGCGTATCTGGTCCAGCATTTAGAAAATGCTAAGGAGCAAGTTGTTTTGGGGAATACCTATCACACAGGAAGCATTGCCTCTCATGAAGTCGTTCTTGTAGAAAGTGGAATAGGGAAGGTCATGTCTGCTATGAGTGTGGCGATTTTGGCTGATCATTTCCAAGTGGATGCTCTCATTAATACGGGCTCAGCTGGGGCAGTAGCAGAAGGTATTGCTGTCGGGGATGTTGTGATTGCTGACAAATTAGCCTATCATGACGTGGATGTCACAGCTTTTGGCTATGCTTATGGACAAATGGCGCAACAACCACTTTATTTCGAATCAGACAAAACCTTTGTTGCCAAAATCCAAGAGAGTTTATCTCAATTGGACCAGAATTGGCATCTTGGTTTGATTGCTACAGGAGATAGTTTTGTTGCAGGAAATGATAAGATAGAAGCGATTAAGTCCCATTTCCCAGAAGTTTTAGCTGTTGAAATGGAGGGAGCGGCTATTGCTCAGGCAGCGCATGCCCTTAATCTTCCAGTCTTAGTCATCCGTGCCATGAGTGACAATGCCAACCATGAAGCAAACATCTCTTTTGATGAGTTTATTATCGAAGCTGGACGTCGCTCTGCCCAAGTCTTACTAGCCTTTTTGAAGGCCTTAGATTAA
- a CDS encoding DNA polymerase III subunit epsilon (3'-5' exonuclease of DNA polymerase III), with the protein MERLEDYIAFDLEFNQHEGQTHLIQVSAVRFRDGQEIDAYDSYVHISVPLKSFINGLTGITAETLKDAPPVEKVIKDFQEFVGSLPMVGYNAAKSDLPILAEHGLDYSQQYKVDLYDEAFERRSSDLHGIANLKLQTVASFLGFQGQSHNSLEDARMTALVYESFLESDQARELLGTESSLSNNPFGGLDLSQLFD; encoded by the coding sequence ATGGAACGATTAGAAGATTACATTGCTTTTGACTTAGAATTTAATCAGCACGAAGGACAAACACACTTGATTCAAGTTTCGGCAGTGCGTTTTAGAGATGGTCAGGAAATCGATGCCTATGATTCCTATGTTCATATAAGTGTGCCTTTAAAAAGCTTTATCAATGGTTTGACTGGGATTACGGCTGAGACCTTAAAAGATGCTCCTCCAGTGGAGAAAGTTATAAAAGATTTCCAAGAGTTTGTGGGTTCTTTACCGATGGTTGGATACAATGCTGCTAAAAGTGATTTGCCTATTCTAGCAGAGCATGGTTTAGACTACAGCCAGCAGTACAAGGTGGATTTGTATGATGAAGCTTTTGAACGTCGTAGTTCGGATTTACATGGTATTGCCAATCTCAAATTGCAAACCGTCGCCTCATTTCTTGGATTTCAAGGGCAGTCCCATAATAGCTTGGAGGATGCTCGGATGACGGCGCTTGTTTACGAGTCCTTTCTAGAGTCCGATCAAGCTAGAGAATTGTTAGGGACAGAAAGTAGCCTGTCGAACAATCCTTTTGGAGGCTTGGACTTGTCTCAATTATTTGACTAG
- a CDS encoding glycerophosphodiester phosphodiesterase — MKPEKPKNLGFKQIYFNLDKILFLFFLIFMMIEFVWLPLNSWIAGLLLRQTGYLFLSYNNIFAIIKGSPFVSLALFVLVIVNLLIAYYQIGLLFIGARHLLYHEKRTLLEYSRKVFRQSFLFMRQVTISKMAFIFFYVMMLFPLIRKILKIYYLNKIVIPDFIVTYFEDKYWLLGLIIFIFAQMMFYISVRLMFALPQIFFDRRRVKESISYSLKKTKKHSWFYIWNLFWIVVKTYLFFILLLIPILAGQALMDGLTHKESLVLGIINFVLIKNFHYMALTYFLIKFVSFLTGEELEITPRRKKDHWMRWGVMGCAGIFFALEGYVYLEAPVANKPLVISHRGVSNRNGVQNTVQSLEKTAQLSPGLVEMDVQETKDGQFVMMHDANIKNLTGVNANPQDLTLDELTKLDISENGYHTKVSSFDDYLNKANELHQKLLIEIKTSRKDSPDMMKHFMDKYGDVIKRNNHQMQSLDYHVIDQVLAYDSQIPVYFILPYNSIFPRTKATGYTMEYSTLDENFVNKLWNTDQKLYVWTINSSESFDKSVHLGADGMITDDLEMIQEQVTIAQEDPEYTDLLFKQAMEFFNF, encoded by the coding sequence ATGAAACCTGAAAAACCTAAAAATCTAGGTTTTAAGCAGATATACTTTAATCTAGATAAAATACTTTTTCTCTTTTTCTTGATATTCATGATGATTGAGTTTGTCTGGTTACCACTTAATTCTTGGATTGCTGGACTGTTGCTCCGTCAGACAGGTTATCTCTTTCTTTCCTACAATAATATTTTTGCTATTATAAAGGGTTCTCCCTTTGTTAGTCTTGCTTTATTTGTTCTGGTAATCGTTAATTTACTAATCGCCTATTACCAGATAGGGCTTCTCTTTATCGGAGCTCGACACCTCCTCTATCATGAAAAGAGAACTCTGCTGGAGTACAGTCGCAAGGTCTTTCGTCAGAGTTTCTTATTCATGAGACAAGTGACGATTTCCAAAATGGCCTTTATCTTCTTTTATGTCATGATGCTTTTTCCATTGATTCGAAAGATTTTAAAGATTTATTATCTCAATAAAATTGTTATTCCTGATTTTATTGTGACATACTTTGAAGATAAGTATTGGCTGTTAGGATTAATTATTTTTATATTTGCTCAGATGATGTTTTATATTTCCGTTCGTTTAATGTTCGCTTTACCCCAGATTTTTTTTGATCGAAGAAGGGTTAAAGAGTCAATCAGTTATAGCTTGAAAAAAACGAAAAAACATTCTTGGTTTTATATCTGGAACTTATTTTGGATTGTCGTCAAAACCTACCTATTTTTCATTCTTTTATTGATTCCAATCTTAGCAGGTCAGGCACTGATGGATGGTCTGACCCATAAGGAATCTCTTGTTCTGGGAATTATCAACTTTGTCTTGATTAAGAATTTCCACTATATGGCCTTAACTTACTTTCTCATTAAGTTCGTTTCCTTCTTAACAGGAGAAGAACTAGAAATCACGCCAAGGAGAAAGAAAGATCACTGGATGAGATGGGGAGTGATGGGCTGTGCCGGTATTTTTTTCGCTCTTGAGGGTTATGTTTATTTGGAAGCTCCAGTTGCCAATAAACCTTTAGTTATTTCTCATAGAGGTGTCTCCAATAGGAATGGTGTGCAGAATACAGTTCAATCTTTAGAAAAAACAGCGCAGTTATCACCAGGCTTAGTTGAAATGGATGTCCAAGAAACCAAAGATGGCCAGTTTGTCATGATGCATGATGCTAATATTAAGAATTTGACAGGAGTCAATGCCAATCCTCAAGATTTAACCTTAGATGAATTAACCAAACTCGATATTTCGGAAAATGGCTATCACACCAAGGTGTCTAGTTTTGATGATTATCTTAACAAAGCCAATGAATTGCATCAAAAACTCCTCATTGAAATTAAAACCAGTCGAAAAGATAGTCCAGATATGATGAAACATTTTATGGACAAATATGGAGATGTTATTAAACGGAATAATCACCAAATGCAGTCCTTAGACTACCATGTTATTGACCAGGTGTTAGCCTATGACTCACAAATTCCAGTTTATTTCATCCTACCTTACAATAGTATTTTTCCAAGAACGAAAGCTACAGGTTACACCATGGAGTATTCTACCTTGGATGAAAATTTTGTCAACAAGCTTTGGAATACCGATCAGAAATTGTACGTGTGGACTATCAATAGTTCAGAGTCCTTTGATAAATCTGTTCATTTGGGAGCTGATGGCATGATAACAGATGACTTGGAAATGATTCAAGAACAAGTTACCATTGCCCAAGAAGACCCAGAGTATACGGATTTACTGTTCAAACAGGCCATGGAATTCTTTAATTTTTAG
- a CDS encoding aminotransferase V, translating to MIYFDNSATTKPYPEALETYMQVASKILGNPSSLHRLGDQATRILNASRQQIADLIGKKSDEIFFTSGGTEGDNWVIKGVAFEKAQFGKHIIVSAIEHPAVKESALWLKSQDFEIDFAPVDEKGFVDVEALADLIRPDTTLVSIMAVNNEIGSIQPIKAISELLEDKPTISFHVDAVQALTKIPTEKYLTERVDFATFSSHKFHGVRGVGFVYIKSGKKITPLLTGGGQERDYRSTTENVAGIAATAKALRLSMEKLDIFTSKTEQMKAVIRQSLLDYPDIFVFSDEEGFTPHILTFGIKGVRGEVIVHAFEDYDIFISTTSACSSKAGKPAGTLIAMGVDKDKAQSAVRLSLDLENDMSQVEQFLTKLKLIYNQTRKVR from the coding sequence ATGATTTACTTTGATAATTCGGCGACGACCAAGCCTTATCCTGAAGCCCTTGAAACTTATATGCAGGTGGCTTCAAAAATTTTAGGAAATCCATCTAGTCTCCATCGTTTGGGAGACCAGGCAACACGAATCTTAAATGCTTCCCGCCAACAGATTGCCGATTTGATTGGCAAGAAAAGTGACGAAATCTTCTTTACCTCTGGTGGAACAGAAGGAGATAACTGGGTTATCAAGGGTGTGGCCTTTGAAAAAGCCCAGTTTGGCAAGCACATCATTGTATCAGCCATTGAACATCCAGCAGTCAAAGAGTCAGCCCTCTGGTTGAAATCTCAAGATTTTGAGATAGATTTTGCTCCAGTTGATGAGAAAGGATTTGTGGATGTAGAAGCTCTAGCAGATTTGATACGACCTGATACGACCCTTGTTTCCATCATGGCAGTAAACAATGAAATCGGCTCTATCCAGCCTATTAAGGCTATTTCAGAACTTTTGGAAGACAAGCCAACTATTTCCTTCCATGTTGATGCGGTTCAAGCACTTACCAAGATTCCAACTGAAAAATATTTGACAGAACGAGTGGATTTCGCGACCTTCTCGAGCCATAAGTTTCATGGTGTCCGTGGTGTTGGCTTTGTCTATATTAAGTCTGGCAAGAAGATTACGCCTCTTTTAACAGGTGGTGGCCAAGAGCGTGATTATCGTTCGACAACTGAAAATGTGGCAGGGATTGCAGCGACAGCTAAGGCCCTCCGTTTGTCTATGGAAAAGCTAGATATTTTTACAAGCAAAACTGAGCAGATGAAGGCAGTGATTCGCCAATCGCTTTTGGACTATCCGGATATATTTGTCTTCTCTGATGAGGAAGGCTTTACCCCTCATATCCTGACTTTTGGAATTAAGGGTGTTCGAGGTGAAGTCATCGTTCACGCCTTTGAAGACTATGATATTTTCATTTCCACAACCTCTGCTTGTTCGTCCAAGGCTGGTAAACCTGCAGGTACCTTGATTGCTATGGGGGTGGACAAAGATAAGGCCCAATCAGCTGTGCGTCTTAGCCTAGACCTTGAAAATGATATGAGTCAGGTAGAGCAGTTTTTGACCAAGTTAAAATTAATTTACAATCAAACTAGAAAAGTAAGATAG
- a CDS encoding thiamine biosynthesis protein ThiI (Required for the synthesis of the thiazole moiety) encodes MQYSEIMIRYGELSTKHKNRMRFINKLRNNISDVLSIYPQVKVTADRDRAHAYLNGADYTAVAESLKQVFGIQNFSPVYKVEKSVEVLKSAVQEIMKETYKEGMTFKITGKRSDHTFELDSRELNQTLGSAVFEAIPNVQAQMKNPDINLQVEIREEAAYISYETFRGAGGLPVGSSGKGMLMLSGGIDSPVAGYLALKRGVDIEAVHFASPPYTSPGALKKAQDLTRKLTKFGGNIQFIEVPFTEIQEEIKAKAPEAYLMTLTRRFMMRITDRIREVRNGLVIINGESLGQVASQTLESMQTINAVTSTPVIRPVVTMDKLEIIDIAQAIDTFDISIQPFEDCCTIFAPDRPKTNPKIKNAEQYEKRMDVKGLVERAVAGIMITEITPQAEKDEVDDLIDNLL; translated from the coding sequence ATGCAGTATTCAGAAATTATGATTCGTTACGGAGAATTGTCAACCAAGCACAAAAATCGTATGCGTTTCATCAATAAACTTCGCAACAATATTTCAGACGTTTTGTCTATCTATCCCCAAGTAAAAGTAACAGCAGATCGTGATCGTGCCCATGCTTACCTCAATGGAGCTGATTACACAGCAGTAGCAGAATCGCTTAAGCAAGTCTTTGGAATTCAAAATTTTTCTCCCGTTTATAAAGTCGAAAAGTCTGTGGAAGTTCTTAAATCTGCTGTCCAAGAGATTATGAAAGAAACTTACAAGGAAGGGATGACATTTAAAATCACTGGTAAGCGTAGCGACCACACCTTTGAACTTGATAGTCGTGAACTCAATCAAACTCTTGGTAGTGCTGTTTTCGAGGCTATTCCAAACGTACAAGCTCAGATGAAAAATCCTGATATCAATCTTCAGGTGGAGATTCGTGAGGAGGCTGCCTATATTTCCTATGAAACTTTTCGTGGAGCAGGAGGATTACCTGTGGGAAGTTCTGGTAAAGGCATGCTCATGTTGTCGGGAGGGATTGATTCACCTGTGGCAGGTTATCTAGCTCTTAAACGAGGGGTAGATATTGAAGCCGTTCACTTTGCCAGCCCACCTTACACTAGTCCAGGTGCTCTCAAGAAAGCCCAAGATTTAACTCGTAAATTAACCAAGTTTGGGGGCAATATCCAGTTTATCGAAGTACCTTTCACAGAGATTCAAGAGGAAATCAAGGCTAAAGCTCCAGAAGCCTATCTTATGACCTTGACACGCCGTTTTATGATGCGGATTACTGATCGTATTCGTGAGGTGCGAAATGGTTTGGTTATCATCAATGGGGAAAGTCTTGGTCAAGTAGCTAGCCAGACCTTGGAAAGCATGCAGACTATCAACGCTGTGACCAGTACTCCAGTCATTCGTCCTGTGGTTACTATGGACAAATTGGAAATCATTGACATCGCTCAGGCAATCGATACCTTTGATATTTCTATCCAGCCTTTTGAAGACTGCTGTACGATTTTTGCACCTGACCGTCCTAAGACAAATCCTAAGATTAAAAATGCAGAGCAGTATGAAAAACGAATGGATGTTAAGGGCTTAGTTGAGCGAGCAGTAGCAGGGATTATGATCACTGAGATTACACCTCAAGCTGAAAAAGATGAAGTCGATGACTTAATTGACAATCTTCTCTAA
- a CDS encoding branched chain amino acid aminotransferase yields MTVTIDWENLGFSYMKLPYRYIAHFKNGQWNQGELTEDATLHISESSPSLHYGQQAFEGLKAYRTKDGSIQLFRPDENAKRLQRTCDRLLMPQVPTDMFVEACKAVVRANEEYVPPYGTGGTLYLRPLLIGVGDIIGVKPAEEYIFTIFAMPVGNYFKGGLVPTNFLIQDEYDRAAPNGTGAAKVGGNYAASLLPGKLAKSRHFSDVIYLDPSTHTKIEEVGSANFFGITADNEFVTPLSPSILPSITKYSLLYLAEHRLGLTPIEGDVPIDNLDRFVEAGACGTAAVISPIGGIQHGDDFHVFYSETEVGPVTRKLYDELTGIQFGDIEAPEGWIVKVD; encoded by the coding sequence ATGACAGTAACGATTGATTGGGAAAATCTCGGTTTTTCCTATATGAAATTACCTTATCGCTATATTGCTCATTTTAAAAATGGACAATGGAATCAAGGAGAGCTTACAGAGGATGCAACTTTGCATATTTCAGAGTCTTCTCCAAGTCTCCACTATGGTCAACAAGCCTTTGAAGGATTGAAAGCTTATCGTACTAAGGATGGTAGTATTCAACTTTTCCGTCCTGATGAAAATGCTAAACGCCTGCAGCGTACTTGTGACCGTCTTTTGATGCCACAAGTTCCGACAGACATGTTTGTAGAAGCTTGTAAGGCAGTTGTCCGCGCCAATGAAGAATACGTACCACCATATGGAACAGGTGGAACCCTTTATCTTCGTCCTCTTTTGATTGGTGTCGGAGATATTATTGGGGTTAAACCAGCAGAAGAGTACATTTTCACCATCTTTGCTATGCCAGTTGGAAATTACTTTAAAGGCGGTTTGGTTCCAACCAACTTCTTGATTCAGGATGAATACGACCGTGCCGCTCCAAATGGTACAGGTGCGGCTAAGGTTGGTGGAAACTATGCTGCCAGTCTCTTGCCAGGGAAATTGGCTAAATCGCGCCATTTCTCAGATGTTATCTATCTAGACCCTTCAACTCATACAAAGATTGAAGAAGTCGGTTCAGCTAACTTCTTTGGAATTACAGCTGACAATGAGTTTGTAACACCATTGAGTCCATCTATTTTGCCATCTATTACTAAGTATTCTTTGCTTTATTTGGCAGAACACCGCTTGGGCTTAACTCCTATTGAGGGGGATGTCCCAATTGATAACCTTGACCGTTTTGTAGAGGCAGGTGCCTGTGGTACAGCAGCGGTTATTTCTCCAATTGGAGGTATTCAACACGGTGATGATTTCCATGTATTCTATAGTGAAACAGAAGTAGGTCCTGTGACTCGTAAACTCTACGATGAATTGACAGGAATTCAGTTTGGTGATATTGAAGCGCCAGAAGGATGGATTGTAAAAGTAGATTAA
- a CDS encoding peptide ABC transporter ATP-binding protein: MKSKKWLLTAGVVLSTTALLVACGKADKEADAPTTFSYVYAVDPASLDYSIATRTSTTDVIGNVVDGLMENDQYGNVIPSLAEDWSVSKDGLTYTYKLRKGVKWYTSEGEEYAEVTAHDFVAGLKHVADGKSDGVSLIQNSIKGLDAYMTGETNDFSTVGVKALDDYTVEYTLNKPESFWNSKVTTATMLPVNEEFLKASGKDYGAVTPAGILYNGPYILKTLTSKSLIEYEKNPNYWDKEKVKIEKIKLTYYDGSDQESLIRSFSSGAYTTARLFPSSSNFASTLEQYGDKITYSPQDSSSYYFTFNVNRQSYNKTAKTSEEQKTSTKEAMLNKDFRQAINFAFNRHSYAAQLNGEDGADKIIRNSLVPDNFVQAGGKNFGQIAQAELVNYGDQWKGVELVDGKDSIYNPDKAKAAFEKAKKDLESKGVTFPIHLDVPVEQTDTIAVQQSNSFKQSIESTLGAENVVIDVLQMTDNEKETITSQARVPSQKDYDLNSTGWAPSYQDPASYLTIMDPKSGSAMKHLGITKGKDKDVVAKIGLDQYKKLLDDADSETTNLEERYEKYAKAQAWLTDSSLLMPTASSGGSPVVSNVVPFSKPYSQVGIKGDPYIFKGMKLQKDIVTTKEYEEALKKWQKEKLESNGKYQKELEKHIK; this comes from the coding sequence ATGAAATCTAAAAAGTGGCTCTTAACAGCAGGAGTGGTCCTGAGCACAACAGCTCTTTTAGTAGCTTGTGGAAAAGCTGATAAAGAAGCAGATGCACCGACAACATTTTCATATGTCTATGCAGTAGATCCAGCATCTTTGGACTATAGTATAGCGACTCGTACATCTACAACAGATGTCATCGGGAACGTGGTTGATGGCTTGATGGAAAACGACCAGTACGGAAATGTTATTCCTTCCTTGGCTGAGGATTGGTCTGTGTCAAAAGATGGTTTGACTTATACCTACAAACTTCGTAAAGGAGTTAAATGGTACACTTCTGAAGGTGAAGAATATGCAGAAGTAACAGCCCATGACTTTGTAGCAGGATTGAAACACGTAGCTGACGGTAAGTCAGACGGTGTCTCTCTCATCCAAAATTCAATCAAGGGTTTGGATGCCTACATGACTGGTGAGACGAACGATTTCTCTACAGTTGGTGTCAAGGCCTTGGATGATTACACAGTCGAATATACCCTAAACAAACCAGAAAGTTTCTGGAACTCTAAAGTTACAACAGCGACGATGTTGCCTGTAAATGAAGAGTTTTTGAAGGCATCAGGCAAAGATTATGGAGCAGTTACTCCAGCAGGGATTCTCTACAATGGTCCTTATATCTTGAAGACTTTGACTTCTAAATCGTTGATTGAATACGAGAAAAATCCAAACTACTGGGATAAAGAAAAGGTAAAAATTGAGAAGATTAAATTGACCTACTACGATGGTTCAGATCAGGAATCCTTGATTCGTAGCTTCTCTTCTGGTGCTTATACGACAGCCCGTCTCTTCCCAAGTAGCTCAAACTTTGCTTCAACTTTGGAACAATACGGAGATAAAATCACTTATAGCCCACAGGATTCAAGTAGCTATTACTTCACATTTAACGTAAATCGTCAGTCATACAATAAAACTGCGAAAACAAGTGAAGAACAAAAAACTTCTACAAAAGAAGCGATGCTTAATAAGGACTTCCGTCAGGCTATCAACTTTGCCTTTAACCGCCATTCTTATGCTGCCCAGTTAAATGGTGAAGATGGGGCGGACAAGATTATTCGTAACAGTCTTGTTCCTGACAACTTTGTGCAAGCAGGTGGTAAGAACTTTGGTCAAATCGCTCAAGCAGAGTTGGTGAACTACGGTGACCAATGGAAAGGTGTTGAGCTAGTTGACGGTAAGGACTCTATCTACAATCCTGACAAGGCTAAAGCAGCGTTCGAAAAAGCTAAGAAAGACTTGGAATCTAAAGGGGTAACTTTCCCAATTCACTTGGATGTCCCAGTTGAACAAACAGATACCATCGCCGTTCAACAAAGCAACTCTTTCAAACAGTCAATCGAATCAACTCTTGGTGCTGAAAATGTTGTCATCGATGTTCTTCAAATGACAGATAATGAAAAGGAGACAATTACTTCACAAGCGCGTGTTCCTTCTCAAAAAGACTATGATTTGAACAGTACAGGATGGGCTCCAAGCTACCAAGACCCAGCATCTTATTTAACTATCATGGATCCTAAATCAGGTTCTGCTATGAAACACCTTGGTATTACTAAAGGAAAAGATAAGGATGTTGTAGCTAAGATTGGTTTGGATCAGTATAAGAAATTATTAGATGATGCGGATTCAGAAACTACTAATCTTGAAGAACGCTATGAAAAATATGCCAAGGCTCAAGCTTGGTTGACAGATAGTTCATTATTGATGCCAACAGCCTCATCTGGTGGTTCTCCAGTTGTAAGTAATGTTGTGCCATTCTCAAAACCATACTCACAAGTTGGTATTAAGGGTGACCCATATATCTTTAAAGGTATGAAATTGCAGAAAGATATCGTTACAACCAAAGAATATGAAGAAGCACTGAAAAAATGGCAAAAAGAAAAATTGGAATCAAACGGTAAATACCAAAAAGAACTAGAAAAACACATTAAATAA
- a CDS encoding branched-chain amino acid aminotransferase: MSKKDKKIEIQVADAKVNVGKDSFEGYTLTIGKRVIGEIAELDGQFAIIKNGNVDSFYKKLEKAVEILIENYNLAK, encoded by the coding sequence ATGAGTAAGAAAGATAAAAAAATCGAAATTCAAGTAGCAGATGCAAAAGTTAATGTTGGTAAAGATAGTTTTGAAGGTTATACATTGACTATCGGTAAAAGAGTTATCGGAGAAATTGCCGAATTAGACGGACAATTTGCCATCATAAAGAATGGGAATGTCGATAGTTTTTATAAAAAATTGGAAAAAGCTGTGGAAATTTTGATTGAAAATTATAATTTAGCAAAATAA
- the rpsA gene encoding 30S ribosomal protein S1 (in Escherichia coli this protein is involved in binding to the leader sequence of mRNAs and is itself bound to the 30S subunit; autoregulates expression via a C-terminal domain; in most gram negative organisms this protein is composed of 6 repeats of the S1 domain while in gram positive there are 4 repeats; the S1 nucleic acid-binding domain is found associated with other proteins) — MNEFEDLLNSVSQVETGDVVSAEVLTVDATQANVAISGTGVEGVLTLRELTNDRDADINDFVKVGEVLDVLVLRQVVGKDTDTVTYLVSKKRLEARKAWDKLVGREEEVVTVKGTRAVKGGLSVEFEGVRGFIPASMLDTRFVRNTERFVGQEFDAKIKEVDAKENRFILSRREVVEAATAAARAEVFGKLAVGDVVTGKVARITSFGAFIDLGGVDGLVHLTELSHERNVSPKSVVTVGEEIEVKILDLNEEEGRVSLSLKATTPGPWDGVEQKLAKGDVVEGTVKRLTDFGAFVEVLPGIDGLVHVSQISHKRIENPKEALKVGQEVQVKVLEVNADAERVSLSIKALEERPAQEEGQKEEKRAARPRRPKRQEKRDFELPETQTGFSMADLFGDIEL; from the coding sequence ATGAACGAATTTGAAGATTTGCTAAATAGCGTTAGCCAAGTTGAGACTGGTGATGTTGTTAGTGCTGAAGTATTGACAGTTGATGCGACTCAAGCTAACGTTGCAATCTCTGGAACTGGTGTTGAAGGTGTCTTGACTCTTCGCGAATTGACAAACGATCGCGATGCAGATATCAATGACTTTGTTAAAGTAGGAGAAGTATTGGATGTTCTTGTACTTCGTCAAGTAGTTGGTAAAGATACTGATACAGTTACATACCTTGTATCTAAAAAACGCCTTGAAGCTCGCAAAGCATGGGATAAACTTGTTGGTCGCGAAGAAGAAGTTGTTACTGTTAAAGGAACTCGTGCCGTTAAAGGTGGACTTTCAGTAGAATTTGAAGGTGTTCGTGGATTTATCCCAGCTTCAATGTTGGATACTCGTTTCGTACGTAACACTGAGCGTTTTGTAGGTCAAGAATTTGATGCTAAAATCAAAGAAGTTGACGCTAAAGAAAACCGCTTCATCCTTTCACGTCGTGAAGTTGTTGAAGCAGCTACAGCAGCAGCTCGCGCGGAAGTATTCGGTAAATTGGCTGTTGGTGATGTAGTAACTGGTAAAGTTGCCCGTATCACAAGCTTCGGTGCTTTCATCGACCTTGGTGGTGTTGACGGATTGGTTCACTTGACTGAATTGTCACATGAACGTAACGTATCACCAAAATCAGTTGTAACTGTTGGTGAAGAAATTGAAGTGAAAATCCTTGATCTTAACGAAGAAGAAGGACGTGTATCACTTTCACTTAAGGCAACAACACCTGGACCATGGGATGGCGTTGAGCAAAAATTGGCTAAAGGTGATGTAGTAGAAGGAACAGTTAAACGTTTGACTGACTTCGGTGCATTTGTTGAAGTATTGCCAGGTATCGATGGACTTGTTCACGTATCACAAATTTCACACAAACGTATTGAAAATCCAAAAGAAGCTCTTAAAGTTGGTCAAGAAGTTCAAGTTAAAGTTCTTGAAGTTAACGCAGATGCAGAGCGCGTATCACTTTCTATCAAAGCTCTTGAAGAGCGTCCAGCTCAAGAAGAAGGACAAAAAGAAGAAAAACGTGCTGCTCGTCCACGTCGTCCAAAACGTCAAGAAAAACGTGATTTCGAACTTCCAGAAACACAAACAGGATTCTCAATGGCTGACTTGTTCGGTGATATCGAACTTTAA